A genome region from Crossiella equi includes the following:
- a CDS encoding FHA domain-containing protein FhaB/FipA: MPELVMQLTRAGFLALLWLFVLAALRVVRSDLYAASGLRVALPGSRRTSGRQLRGNKAARQLVVTHGALAGTRIALDGRPILIGRADDSTLVLDDDYASTRHARLSLRGTDWYVEDLGSTNGSYLDRAKITAPTKVQLGVPIRIGKTVIELRS; encoded by the coding sequence GTGCCAGAACTCGTGATGCAGCTGACCAGAGCAGGGTTCCTCGCCCTGCTCTGGTTGTTCGTGCTCGCTGCCCTCCGCGTCGTCCGCTCAGACCTGTACGCGGCCTCCGGGCTGCGGGTCGCCCTGCCGGGTTCCCGGCGCACCTCCGGGCGGCAGCTGCGGGGCAACAAGGCCGCCCGGCAGCTGGTGGTGACACACGGCGCGCTCGCGGGTACCCGCATCGCGCTTGACGGTCGCCCTATTCTCATCGGCCGTGCCGACGACTCCACTCTCGTGCTCGACGACGACTACGCGTCGACGAGGCACGCCAGGCTCTCTCTCCGAGGAACGGACTGGTACGTGGAGGACCTAGGCTCCACCAACGGCAGTTACCTAGACCGGGCGAAGATCACGGCACCCACCAAGGTCCAGCTCGGTGTTCCGATCCGCATCGGCAAGACGGTGATCGAGCTGCGCTCATGA
- a CDS encoding D-arabinono-1,4-lactone oxidase produces the protein MPRHSDTGSWTNWARTASARPARTVRPRDVEGIVEAVKTAARDDLTVRPLGSGHSFSPVGSPGQGVALDLSDWRGVVAADHKSGQVTVRSGTPLHQLNHELDQLGLAMSNLGDIDRQTIAGAIATGTHGTGARFGGLATQVRELELVLADGSLLRCSAQDHPNVFNAARVGLGALGVVTSVTLQCEPAFALSAAEYPAGLAETAEVFEHLCGENDHAEFHWFVHTDRVMVKRNNRLVPGAPTRPLHPARRFFEYEVLENGALAAVCHLGRAIPALVKPLNRLSTRVLGERTYSDTSHRVFTTPRRVRFTETEYAIPREHLRDVLTELRAASERLEHPVNIPVEVRVAAPDDIWLSTASGRETAYVAIHQFIGMPYRHWFEVFEKIAYEAGGRPHWGKMHSQSAETLRDRYPHFDDFLAVRSALDPHGRFRNAYLDKVLGLS, from the coding sequence TTGCCGCGACACAGCGACACGGGTTCCTGGACCAACTGGGCCCGGACCGCATCGGCCAGACCAGCACGAACGGTCCGCCCCCGCGACGTGGAGGGCATCGTGGAGGCGGTCAAGACGGCCGCCCGCGACGACCTCACGGTGCGCCCGCTCGGCAGCGGCCACTCCTTCAGCCCGGTGGGCTCCCCCGGCCAGGGCGTGGCGCTGGACCTCTCCGACTGGCGCGGCGTGGTGGCCGCCGACCACAAGTCCGGGCAGGTCACGGTGCGTTCGGGCACCCCGCTGCACCAGCTCAACCACGAGCTGGACCAGCTGGGCCTGGCCATGAGCAACCTCGGCGACATCGACCGGCAGACCATCGCGGGCGCGATCGCCACCGGTACGCACGGCACCGGCGCGCGCTTCGGCGGCCTGGCCACCCAGGTCCGCGAGCTGGAACTGGTGCTGGCCGACGGCTCGCTGCTGCGCTGCTCCGCCCAAGATCACCCGAACGTGTTCAACGCGGCCCGGGTCGGTCTGGGCGCGCTCGGCGTGGTGACCAGCGTGACCCTCCAGTGCGAACCGGCCTTCGCCCTGTCCGCGGCGGAGTACCCGGCGGGCCTGGCCGAGACCGCCGAGGTCTTCGAGCACCTCTGCGGCGAGAACGACCACGCCGAGTTTCACTGGTTCGTGCACACCGACCGGGTGATGGTGAAGCGCAACAACCGCCTGGTGCCCGGTGCGCCGACCCGACCGCTGCACCCGGCCCGCCGCTTCTTCGAGTACGAGGTGCTGGAGAACGGGGCGCTGGCCGCGGTCTGCCACCTGGGCCGGGCGATCCCCGCCCTGGTCAAGCCGCTGAACCGGCTGAGCACCCGGGTCCTGGGCGAGCGCACGTACAGCGACACCTCGCACCGCGTGTTCACCACCCCGCGCCGGGTGCGCTTCACCGAGACCGAGTACGCGATCCCCCGCGAGCACCTGCGGGACGTGCTGACCGAGCTGCGCGCCGCCTCGGAGCGCCTGGAGCACCCGGTGAACATCCCGGTCGAGGTCCGCGTCGCCGCGCCGGACGACATCTGGCTGTCCACCGCGAGCGGCCGGGAGACCGCCTACGTGGCCATCCACCAGTTCATCGGCATGCCGTACCGGCACTGGTTCGAGGTGTTCGAGAAGATCGCCTACGAGGCCGGGGGCCGCCCCCACTGGGGCAAGATGCACAGCCAGTCCGCGGAGACCCTCCGCGACCGCTACCCGCACTTTGACGACTTCCTGGCCGTGCGTTCCGCCCTTGACCCGCACGGCCGCTTCCGCAACGCCTACCTGGACAAGGTCCTGGGGCTCAGCTGA
- a CDS encoding MFS transporter yields MTTTVPDALAEPVERVSGGWITALTGAVLGVWAVHFGPVQVLLLGQAEHFAPSDKEGLFGLTAGIGGLVGMIATILVGFASDRTTSKFGRRRPWIVAGAVLGSVSLVALGNAGSVAVMIIAWCGVQTAFGAMLAGLLASIPDRVPVLQRGLVGGWIGFAQTIGGLVGIIIATSIKPAMTSYVVLAVLLVLLALPFVLRSAEAVLRREQRPPGGVGALLSGFYVSPSKHPDFAWALLNRLLMNLGFVMGTLYTLYILQDVIRSEHPQEDLLLVTLLNAVVMVPAAIFIGGRSDKARKRKKFIFVSGLVVTLSSVMLVPTITWPLLLASTVVLAVSFGAFVAVDTALLTEVLPAAEHRAKDLGVINISHGIPQVVGPLVATAVLGNLGGYAGLFAVSGVLTLIGSFLIFRIRSVA; encoded by the coding sequence ATGACGACGACGGTTCCCGACGCGCTGGCCGAGCCCGTCGAACGCGTGAGCGGCGGCTGGATCACCGCCCTCACCGGTGCGGTGCTCGGGGTGTGGGCTGTGCACTTCGGACCGGTCCAGGTGCTGCTGCTCGGCCAGGCCGAGCACTTCGCGCCCTCGGACAAGGAAGGCCTGTTCGGACTGACCGCTGGCATCGGCGGGCTGGTCGGCATGATCGCCACCATCCTCGTCGGCTTCGCCTCCGACCGCACGACCTCGAAGTTCGGCCGCAGGCGGCCCTGGATCGTGGCCGGTGCCGTGCTCGGTTCGGTCAGCCTGGTCGCGCTCGGCAACGCGGGCAGCGTGGCGGTGATGATCATCGCCTGGTGCGGCGTGCAGACCGCGTTCGGCGCGATGCTCGCCGGGCTGCTCGCCTCCATCCCGGACCGGGTGCCGGTGCTGCAACGCGGCCTGGTCGGCGGCTGGATCGGGTTCGCCCAGACCATCGGCGGCCTGGTCGGCATCATCATCGCCACCAGCATCAAGCCCGCCATGACCAGCTACGTCGTGCTCGCCGTGCTGCTGGTGCTGCTGGCGCTGCCGTTCGTCCTGCGCTCGGCCGAGGCGGTGCTGCGGCGCGAGCAGCGGCCACCGGGCGGGGTGGGCGCGCTGCTCAGCGGCTTCTACGTCTCGCCGAGCAAGCACCCGGACTTCGCGTGGGCCCTGCTCAACCGCCTGCTGATGAACCTCGGCTTCGTGATGGGCACCCTCTACACGCTCTACATCCTGCAGGACGTGATCCGCTCGGAGCACCCGCAGGAGGACCTGCTGCTGGTCACGCTGCTGAACGCGGTGGTCATGGTGCCGGCGGCGATCTTCATCGGCGGCCGGTCCGACAAGGCCCGCAAGCGCAAGAAGTTCATCTTCGTCTCGGGCCTGGTCGTCACGCTGTCCTCGGTGATGCTGGTGCCCACGATCACCTGGCCGCTGCTGCTGGCCAGCACCGTGGTCCTGGCGGTCTCGTTCGGCGCCTTCGTGGCCGTGGACACCGCGCTGCTGACCGAGGTGCTGCCCGCCGCCGAGCACCGCGCCAAGGACCTCGGCGTCATCAACATCTCGCACGGGATCCCGCAGGTCGTGGGCCCTCTGGTGGCCACCGCGGTGCTCGGGAACCTGGGTGGTTACGCCGGTCTGTTCGCGGTCTCCGGCGTGCTCACCTTGATCGGTTCATTCTTGATCTTCCGAATTCGCTCGGTTGCCTGA
- a CDS encoding DUF3662 and FHA domain-containing protein, translating to MSLVQRFERKLEGLVGNTFARVFGGNVVPQEVAQALQREAERRVKELAGGRLLAPNHYTVTLGPADHDRLAGDEQRITDLLADCVGEHLTEHGWDTYGDVVVSLERSETLHTGQFHTSSSVDPDASPSRRPAPPRTAGDRPMSQPPGQYPEGDRYAQQQGGQYGYDQQQQGYGQQQGYDPNYGQQQGYGQQQGYDQQGYGQQQGYDQQGYAQQQQGYDQQGYGQQQQGYDQAYGQQQGYGQQQGYDQGYGQQQQGYDQGYGQQPGYGQQPGYGQQGGYDQGYGQQPGYGQQQQGYDQQGYGQQGYGQQGYADPNQQGYAPPAVQTGPRTLTATLQLDDGSNRTYSLKQGSNVIGRGQDADFRLPDTGVSRRHLEITWDGQNAMLADLGSTNGTTVNSNPAQAWQLADGDAIRIGHSTLVFRSQG from the coding sequence ATGAGCCTCGTGCAGCGCTTCGAGCGCAAGCTGGAAGGCCTTGTCGGCAACACCTTCGCGCGTGTTTTCGGTGGGAACGTCGTCCCGCAGGAGGTGGCACAGGCTCTCCAACGGGAGGCCGAGCGCAGGGTCAAGGAACTTGCGGGCGGCCGCCTCCTCGCACCCAACCACTACACCGTGACACTCGGCCCAGCCGACCACGACCGGCTAGCCGGCGACGAGCAGCGGATCACCGATCTGCTCGCCGACTGTGTCGGAGAGCATCTGACCGAGCACGGATGGGACACATACGGTGACGTCGTAGTCTCCTTGGAGCGCTCTGAGACGCTGCACACCGGACAGTTCCACACGAGCTCGTCAGTCGACCCAGACGCATCGCCGAGCCGACGGCCGGCACCACCTCGCACCGCAGGAGACCGACCCATGAGCCAGCCACCCGGCCAGTACCCCGAGGGAGACCGCTACGCCCAGCAGCAAGGCGGGCAGTACGGCTACGACCAGCAGCAGCAGGGCTACGGCCAACAGCAGGGCTACGACCCCAACTACGGCCAGCAGCAGGGTTACGGGCAGCAGCAGGGCTACGACCAGCAGGGTTACGGCCAGCAGCAGGGCTACGACCAGCAGGGGTACGCCCAGCAGCAGCAGGGGTACGACCAGCAGGGCTACGGCCAGCAGCAGCAGGGCTACGACCAGGCCTACGGGCAGCAGCAGGGGTACGGCCAGCAGCAGGGCTACGACCAGGGCTACGGCCAGCAGCAGCAGGGGTACGACCAGGGCTACGGGCAGCAGCCGGGCTACGGGCAGCAGCCGGGCTACGGCCAGCAGGGCGGCTACGACCAGGGCTACGGCCAGCAGCCGGGCTACGGCCAGCAGCAGCAGGGCTACGACCAGCAGGGCTACGGGCAGCAGGGGTACGGCCAGCAGGGCTACGCCGACCCCAACCAGCAGGGATACGCCCCACCGGCGGTCCAGACCGGACCCCGCACCCTCACCGCGACGCTCCAGCTGGACGACGGTTCGAACCGGACCTATAGCCTCAAGCAGGGCAGCAACGTCATCGGCCGTGGCCAGGACGCTGATTTCCGCCTGCCGGACACCGGGGTTTCCCGTCGGCACCTGGAGATCACCTGGGACGGCCAGAACGCGATGCTGGCCGACCTGGGCTCGACCAACGGCACGACGGTGAACTCCAACCCGGCGCAGGCCTGGCAGCTCGCCGACGGCGACGCGATCAGGATCGGGCACTCGACGTTGGTCTTCCGGTCCCAGGGCTGA
- a CDS encoding GH1 family beta-glucosidase → MLDSAIPHFPGDFVWGAATSAYQVEGAVTAGGRGRSTWDTFAETPGKTRSGDTGEHACDHYHRYPEDIALMRELGLDSYRFSIAWPRIQPDGRTLSREGLGFYDRLLDTLCSYGLAPMATLYHWDTPQVLEDEGGWLNRDTALRFADYAAVLTEAFADRVALWVPLNEPAMITLLGYGVGQHAPGQTLLFDALPTAHHQLLAHGLAVRALRAGGATAVGTANNHTPVWTADDRPETLAAAAAYDALHNRLFADPVLLGRNPEHLGIEIPAEDLAVIAEPLDFYGVNYYNPTRIAAPSEGNPMPFDLADIAEHPKTLMGNPIVPDGLRELLVQLRERYADRLPPVYITENGASFAEDLGPDGAVHDQPRVDFLREHLTALRAAVDAGVDVRGYYVWSLLDNFEWAEGYGQPFGLVHVDFQTQVRTPKDSFRWLQGQLDRRG, encoded by the coding sequence GTGCTCGACTCCGCGATCCCCCACTTCCCCGGTGATTTCGTTTGGGGAGCCGCCACGTCCGCCTACCAGGTCGAGGGTGCCGTAACCGCGGGCGGCCGTGGGCGGTCCACCTGGGACACCTTCGCGGAGACGCCCGGAAAGACCCGGTCGGGTGACACGGGCGAGCACGCGTGCGACCACTACCACCGGTACCCCGAGGACATCGCGCTCATGCGCGAGCTCGGCCTGGACAGCTACCGGTTCTCCATCGCCTGGCCTCGTATTCAGCCGGACGGGCGCACGCTCAGCCGCGAGGGCCTCGGCTTCTACGACCGGCTGCTGGACACGCTCTGCTCCTACGGCCTGGCGCCGATGGCCACGCTCTACCACTGGGACACCCCGCAGGTGCTCGAGGACGAGGGCGGCTGGCTCAACCGGGACACCGCGCTGCGCTTCGCCGACTACGCGGCCGTGCTCACCGAGGCCTTCGCCGACCGGGTCGCGCTGTGGGTACCGCTCAACGAGCCCGCGATGATCACGCTGCTCGGCTACGGCGTCGGCCAGCACGCGCCCGGCCAGACCCTGCTCTTCGACGCGCTGCCCACCGCGCACCACCAGCTGCTCGCGCACGGCCTGGCGGTGCGGGCCCTGCGCGCGGGCGGGGCCACGGCCGTGGGCACCGCGAACAACCACACCCCGGTCTGGACCGCCGACGACCGCCCGGAGACCCTGGCCGCGGCCGCCGCCTACGACGCGCTGCACAACCGGCTCTTCGCCGACCCGGTGCTGCTGGGCCGGAACCCGGAGCACCTGGGCATCGAGATCCCGGCCGAGGACCTGGCCGTGATCGCCGAGCCGCTCGACTTCTACGGGGTCAACTACTACAACCCCACTCGCATCGCGGCCCCGTCCGAGGGCAACCCGATGCCGTTCGACCTGGCCGACATCGCCGAGCACCCCAAGACGCTGATGGGCAACCCGATCGTGCCGGACGGGCTGCGCGAGCTGCTGGTCCAGCTGCGCGAGCGCTACGCCGACCGCCTGCCGCCGGTCTACATCACCGAGAACGGCGCGAGCTTCGCCGAGGACCTCGGCCCGGACGGCGCGGTGCACGACCAGCCGAGGGTGGACTTCCTGCGCGAGCACCTGACCGCCCTGCGCGCGGCGGTGGACGCCGGTGTGGACGTGCGCGGCTACTACGTGTGGAGCCTGCTGGACAACTTCGAGTGGGCCGAGGGCTACGGCCAGCCGTTCGGGCTGGTGCACGTGGACTTCCAGACCCAGGTCCGCACGCCCAAGGACTCCTTCCGCTGGCTGCAGGGCCAGCTGGACAGGCGGGGATGA
- a CDS encoding MFS transporter translates to MTTTEPRRSVGAGWVSLLTLANIGVWAAFFGPLNLLLGQQAAAFAPEHKETVLAVVTGLGAAVSVIANPLAGALSDRTRGRFGRRHPWTVSGALLGAAALILLAGATNVVVMAIGWCLVQAGVNASLAALTAEVPDHVPVRQRGVVGGWVGLAQMLGVLGGTTLATALGETAWGYLGCATLLIVSVLPFVARSRDAVLAGRRPVQPGRTLASFWISPRRHPDFAWAWLTRFLLNTGNALGTLYLLFFLTDAVGHPDPGTGVLILTAVYAVSMIGTTVLSGRWSDRAGRRKVFVTWASVVMAAALGALALWPVWPAVLTSTVVLGLGFGVYTSVDFALLTEVLPAEEDRAKDLGVVNIAAALPQVLAPVLAAPVLALLGGYPALYGLAALVTLLGGLLVGRIRGVR, encoded by the coding sequence ATGACCACCACGGAGCCCCGGCGGAGTGTCGGGGCGGGGTGGGTCAGCCTCCTCACGCTGGCCAACATCGGTGTCTGGGCCGCGTTCTTCGGCCCGCTGAACCTGCTGCTCGGCCAGCAGGCCGCCGCGTTCGCGCCGGAGCACAAGGAGACGGTGCTCGCGGTGGTCACCGGGCTCGGCGCGGCGGTGTCGGTGATCGCCAACCCGCTCGCGGGCGCCCTGTCCGACCGCACCAGGGGACGGTTCGGGCGGCGGCACCCGTGGACGGTGTCCGGCGCGCTGCTCGGCGCCGCCGCGCTGATCCTGCTCGCCGGGGCCACCAACGTCGTGGTGATGGCCATCGGCTGGTGCCTGGTGCAGGCCGGGGTGAACGCGAGCCTGGCCGCGCTCACCGCCGAGGTGCCCGACCACGTGCCGGTGCGGCAGCGCGGGGTGGTCGGCGGCTGGGTCGGCCTGGCCCAGATGCTCGGTGTGCTCGGCGGTACCACCCTGGCCACCGCGCTCGGGGAGACCGCTTGGGGTTACCTCGGATGTGCGACGTTGCTCATCGTCTCGGTCCTGCCGTTCGTCGCACGCAGCCGCGACGCCGTGCTCGCCGGACGGCGGCCGGTACAGCCGGGCCGAACTCTCGCCTCGTTCTGGATCTCGCCCCGCCGGCACCCGGACTTCGCCTGGGCCTGGCTGACGCGGTTCCTGCTCAACACCGGCAACGCGCTCGGCACCCTCTACCTGCTGTTCTTCCTCACCGACGCGGTCGGCCACCCGGATCCGGGCACCGGCGTGCTGATCCTGACCGCGGTCTACGCGGTGAGCATGATCGGCACGACGGTCCTCAGTGGACGTTGGTCGGACCGTGCGGGGCGACGAAAGGTCTTCGTCACCTGGGCCTCGGTGGTGATGGCGGCGGCCCTCGGGGCCCTGGCGCTCTGGCCGGTGTGGCCCGCGGTGTTGACGTCGACCGTCGTCCTTGGTCTCGGCTTCGGTGTGTACACCTCGGTGGACTTCGCGCTGCTCACGGAGGTGCTGCCCGCCGAGGAGGACCGGGCCAAGGACCTCGGGGTGGTCAACATCGCCGCCGCGCTGCCGCAGGTGCTGGCCCCGGTGCTGGCCGCGCCGGTGCTCGCCCTGCTCGGCGGCTACCCCGCGCTGTACGGCCTGGCCGCCCTGGTCACGCTGCTCGGCGGCCTGCTGGTCGGCCGGATCCGGGGCGTTCGGTAA
- a CDS encoding MFS transporter: MTTLLTEPERKVGRGWVVALTTATLGLWVVYFGPTILLLPTQAARFAPEEKENALGLVTGAGSLVLLVGHIVCGLLSDRTTSRYGPRKPWLVSGVAVAAVSLLGLSQATDVTGLLVGWCAVQLGASAVFTGLLAAVPDHVPVTQRGLVSGLIGLAQAAGSLLGNLVLVAAGDPLAGYGLCAVLLLASVLPFLLVNRDPQLAPQEGRPALRSLWVSPRKHPDFLWAMASQFLLNVSFALATLYTLFYLTDALHHDDPEGGTALSTTVTTLATIAAAALFGHWSDRTGRRKVFVLVAAGLMSASGLVLVFAPGWPMFLFSSVLLGFGLGVFATVDLAIASAVLPAAADRAKDLGVNNVSRSLPQLVAPALAAPLLAGHEPAGYTAVFLLSALCAAVGGLVILRIRAVH, translated from the coding sequence ATGACGACGCTGCTGACCGAGCCGGAACGCAAGGTGGGCCGGGGCTGGGTCGTCGCCCTCACCACCGCGACGCTTGGTCTGTGGGTCGTCTACTTCGGCCCGACCATCCTGCTGCTGCCCACCCAGGCCGCCCGGTTCGCGCCGGAGGAGAAGGAGAACGCGCTCGGCCTGGTCACCGGCGCGGGCTCGCTCGTGCTGCTGGTCGGGCACATCGTGTGCGGCCTGCTCTCCGACCGCACCACCTCGCGGTACGGCCCGCGCAAGCCGTGGCTGGTCAGCGGGGTGGCGGTGGCCGCGGTCAGCCTGCTCGGGCTGAGCCAGGCCACTGACGTCACCGGGCTGCTGGTCGGCTGGTGCGCGGTGCAGCTCGGCGCCTCGGCGGTGTTCACCGGCCTGCTCGCCGCGGTGCCCGACCACGTGCCGGTGACGCAGCGCGGCCTGGTCAGCGGGCTGATCGGGCTGGCCCAGGCGGCGGGCTCGCTGCTGGGCAACCTGGTGCTCGTCGCGGCCGGGGACCCGCTGGCCGGGTACGGGCTGTGCGCGGTGCTGCTGCTGGCCTCGGTGCTGCCGTTCCTGCTGGTCAACCGTGATCCGCAGCTCGCACCGCAGGAGGGCCGCCCGGCGCTGCGGTCGCTGTGGGTCTCACCGAGGAAACACCCGGACTTCCTGTGGGCCATGGCCAGCCAGTTCCTGCTCAACGTCAGCTTCGCCCTGGCCACGCTGTACACGCTGTTCTACCTGACCGACGCGCTGCACCACGACGACCCGGAGGGCGGCACCGCGCTGTCCACCACGGTCACCACGCTGGCCACCATCGCGGCCGCCGCGCTGTTCGGCCACTGGTCCGACCGGACCGGGCGGCGCAAGGTGTTCGTGCTGGTCGCGGCTGGGCTGATGAGCGCCTCCGGGCTCGTGCTGGTCTTCGCGCCCGGCTGGCCGATGTTCCTGTTCAGCTCGGTGCTGCTGGGCTTCGGGCTCGGGGTCTTCGCCACCGTGGACCTGGCCATCGCCTCGGCCGTGCTGCCCGCCGCGGCGGACCGGGCCAAGGACCTGGGCGTGAACAACGTCAGCCGGTCGCTGCCGCAGCTGGTGGCCCCGGCCCTGGCCGCGCCGCTGCTGGCCGGGCACGAGCCCGCCGGGTACACCGCGGTCTTCCTGCTCTCCGCCCTGTGCGCGGCCGTCGGCGGCTTGGTGATCTTGAGAATTCGTGCTGTCCACTGA
- a CDS encoding TetR/AcrR family transcriptional regulator — protein sequence MSAELTPLRRRPVQQRSAQRVERMLDACAELVAEHGYDGVTTTLIAERAGVAVGSLYQFFPDKRAVVQALTMRNLDRFLSQVLEKLAEVELAHWWDVVDRAFDVYIAMHREVPGFRKVHFGDAVDVRLLDEGKDNNTVIADRLAQLITERFGLTLAEVQLPMAVAIEAADAVLALAFRHDPDGDPAVVAEAKALVRDYLGARIR from the coding sequence GTGTCAGCTGAACTCACCCCGCTGCGGCGCAGGCCGGTACAGCAGCGCAGCGCCCAGCGGGTGGAACGGATGCTGGACGCCTGCGCCGAGCTGGTCGCCGAACACGGCTACGACGGGGTGACCACCACCCTGATCGCCGAACGTGCCGGAGTCGCGGTCGGTTCGCTCTACCAGTTCTTCCCGGACAAGCGCGCCGTCGTGCAGGCGCTGACCATGCGCAACCTGGACCGCTTCCTCAGCCAGGTGCTGGAGAAGCTGGCCGAGGTCGAGCTCGCGCACTGGTGGGACGTGGTCGACCGCGCCTTCGACGTCTACATCGCCATGCACCGCGAGGTGCCCGGCTTCCGCAAGGTGCACTTCGGCGACGCGGTCGACGTGCGCCTGCTCGACGAGGGCAAGGACAACAACACCGTCATCGCCGACCGCCTGGCGCAGCTGATCACCGAGCGGTTCGGCCTGACCCTGGCCGAAGTGCAGCTGCCGATGGCGGTGGCCATCGAGGCGGCCGACGCCGTGCTCGCGCTGGCGTTCCGGCACGACCCCGATGGCGACCCGGCCGTGGTGGCCGAGGCGAAGGCCCTGGTCCGCGACTACCTGGGCGCCCGCATCCGCTAG
- a CDS encoding amino acid deaminase/aldolase encodes MLATQTRSRFDAATAHLDPPLAAVDLEAFHGNAAELVRRAHGRPIRIASKSVRVRELLGLALEKPGYAGLMCYSLAEALWLHGAGVSDDLLIGYPTADRSALQKLATDDGARAAITLMVDDPAQLDLVTDALGPGHPDIRVCLEMDASWRPLSGLVHVGVRRSPVHTAAQARALAVEVVRRRGFTLVGLMSYEAQVAGLGDAPTGKPARGAAVRWMQKRSMGELNERRAGVVAAVRSVAELEFVNGGGTGSLERTSAEDAVTELTAGSGLLAPTLFDQYQHLHLRPAAIFALPVVRRPARRTATVFAGGYIASGPTGADRVPTPYLPTGLKLNPMEGAGEVQTPLTGKAADSLAVGDRVWFRHAKAGELAERFTEFHLIDGDRVARSVPTYRGEGRSFG; translated from the coding sequence GTGCTCGCCACGCAGACCAGGTCCCGCTTCGACGCGGCGACCGCCCACCTCGACCCGCCGCTGGCCGCGGTCGACCTCGAGGCCTTCCACGGGAACGCCGCCGAACTGGTCCGCCGTGCGCACGGCAGGCCCATCCGCATCGCCAGCAAGTCCGTCCGGGTGCGGGAGCTCCTGGGCCTCGCGCTGGAGAAACCCGGGTACGCCGGGCTCATGTGCTACTCGCTGGCCGAGGCGCTCTGGCTGCACGGCGCCGGGGTCAGCGACGACCTGCTCATCGGCTACCCGACCGCCGACCGCTCGGCGCTGCAGAAGCTGGCCACCGACGACGGTGCCCGGGCCGCGATCACGCTGATGGTCGACGACCCGGCGCAGCTCGACCTGGTCACCGACGCGCTCGGCCCCGGCCACCCGGACATCCGGGTCTGCCTGGAGATGGACGCCTCCTGGCGGCCGCTGTCCGGGCTGGTGCACGTGGGGGTGCGCCGCTCGCCGGTGCACACCGCCGCCCAGGCCCGTGCGCTGGCCGTCGAGGTGGTGCGCCGGCGCGGGTTCACGCTGGTCGGGCTCATGTCCTACGAGGCGCAGGTCGCCGGGCTGGGCGACGCGCCGACCGGCAAGCCCGCCCGCGGCGCGGCCGTGCGCTGGATGCAGAAGCGCTCGATGGGCGAGCTCAACGAGCGGCGTGCGGGCGTGGTGGCCGCGGTGCGGTCGGTGGCCGAGCTGGAGTTCGTCAACGGCGGCGGCACCGGCAGCCTGGAGCGCACCTCGGCCGAGGACGCGGTCACCGAGCTGACCGCGGGCTCCGGACTGCTCGCACCGACCCTGTTCGACCAGTACCAGCACCTGCACCTGCGGCCCGCCGCGATCTTCGCGCTGCCCGTGGTGCGCAGGCCCGCCCGGCGCACCGCCACGGTGTTCGCGGGCGGCTACATCGCCTCCGGGCCGACCGGCGCGGACCGCGTGCCCACCCCGTACCTGCCGACCGGGCTCAAGCTGAACCCGATGGAGGGCGCGGGTGAGGTGCAGACCCCGCTCACCGGCAAGGCCGCCGACTCGCTCGCGGTCGGCGACCGCGTCTGGTTCCGGCACGCCAAGGCCGGTGAGCTGGCCGAACGCTTCACCGAGTTCCACCTCATCGACGGGGACCGGGTGGCGCGCAGCGTGCCCACCTACCGGGGTGAGGGCCGCAGCTTCGGCTAG